The DNA region CACCAGACCTACCACTTCCTTCAATCGGGAAGTAATCTTCAGTGTTCTTCAAGATTATGAAGGTTGCAGGGTTTTAGACCTTTTTGCCGGAACAGGTTCTTTAGGTTTGGAGGCACTTTCACAAGGTGCCAAGTGGGTGGATTTTGTAGAATTTGCCCCGGCTGCCATCAATACTATTTTAAAGAATATAGCTCTATTAGGGTGTTCCGAGAGCTGTCATCTCTGGCGAAAAAAAGTGGATGCCTATTTGAAGACCTGCGATACTAAATACGACATCATTTTCCTTGATCCGCCTTATGAAAAGAATTTAATTAACCCTGCTTTGAAATGTATCTATGAGAAGTCCCTCCTGAACGAAGAAGGCATTATTATTGCAGAGCATTCACCGCGGGAAATTATCGCAGAGGATTTTCTGCCTTATATTACCAAGGAAAAAAACAATAAGAGAACCCATTTTACCTGGTTGAGAGCAATGCAGGAGGAAGGGTGAATTTTTCCCCCAAGAAAATATTCCTTTCTTGGTGGGGATATGCTTCTTGTATCAATCCCGTATCGTTCCGGTATCGCGATATGGGAACGATACGGGAATCTTCTTAACTGCATAGCGGAAACAATGAGGTAATGAAAACCAGGCATTATTGTTGCTGAAAAAATATCGGTAAGGGGAAAAAAATGCAAGAGATGGTCAACTTTCCGGATGAACTAATTAAAATGCAAGAGATGATTGACCGGGAGTTCAGCATTATGATGTCCCCCTTAGGGCTTTAAAACCCTCTCCACCCTCTAAACCTTCTATTCCATTAATCCTTTTTTTACTCTGCAACTAATACTACCCTGCTTTTAAAAATTGGGAAATCTGAAAGAAAACTTTTCCTTGACATTCCTATTTTGTTTTTTTTTAGGGTTAAGTAAGAATATCTGAGTTAGAAGGAAGAACACATAATGGAAATAATCACAGAAGCACTCAAGTTTCCCTCTGATTGTAACATTATTTTAGGTCAAAGCCATTTTATTAAAACAGTGGAAGACCTCTATGAAGCCCTTGTTACCAGTGTTCCGGGAATCAAATTTGGTTTAGCTTTTTGTGAATCCTCGGGTCCTTGTTTAGTTCGTAAAGAAGGAACGGATAATGAACTGATAGAGATAGCGGTGGAAAATATGTTTCGTTTGGGTGCCGGGCACAGTTTTTTGATTATTATGCGTAATGCTTTCCCTATCAATATTATGCAAGCGCTGAAGGACTGTCGGGAAGTGGTGAATATTTTTTGTGCTACAGCCAATCCGGTAGAGGTGATTTTAGCTCAGACAGAGCAGGGAAGTGGAATTTTAGGCGTTATAGATGGTTTTTCACCTAAGGGCATAGAACTGGATACCGATATCACACATCGGAAAAAATTCCTTTTGGATATTGGCTATAAACGTTAAGAATAATGATTCGTACTTTTATAGCCCTGGAATTACCTAAGCCCTTGAAAAGTGAACTGGGAAGTGTAATTAACAAATATGCTAAAGCAACTCCACCTTTTGTAAATTGGGTAAAACCGGAAAATTTGCATCTAACCCTGCTTTTTATTGGAGATGTTCAACCACAGGAAATTAGGGTTATAGAAGAAGTTCTGGAAAAGGAATGGGAAGGTCTTTCCCCCTTCAGTTTTTGTGCCGAGGGCTTGGAATTTTTTCCCGCAATTAATCCCCATCTTTTATGGCTGAAGCTTTCCAGCGAAAGCGACGGGATTTTCAAACTAAACAGACGCCTGCTGAAAGAGCTTTCTACCCGAGGCATTGAAGCAGATAAAAAACCTATGAAATTACACATCACTCTGGCACGGCTGAAAGCATCGCTGTCACCTGCCTTGGAAAGAGAAATAATGAGTAGTAAAATAACTTCGGAACCTCTGGATTTTGACTGTCTTTGCCTGTTTAAAAGCCAATTGTATCCTGAAGGTCCGCAATATACGATATTAAATAAATATAACTTAAATGAACAGCCGGAGGATTAATGCTGGATAAAAACAAAGATGCTGCCTTAAAAACAGCAATTTCGCAACTGGAAAAAAAATACGGTGTCGGAACTTTAATGCGCCTGGGAGATAAACCTCAGCAGGTGGTTGATGTAATTTCCACCGGAGCTCTCAATTTGGATATCGCCTTAGGAATAGGAGGAATTCCCAAAGGCAGAATAACGGAAATTTACGGTGCTGAAGCATCCGGTAAAACAACTTTGGCTTTACACATAGCGGCAGAATGTCAAAAACAGGGTGGAACAGTTGCCTTTATTGATGTGGAACATGCCCTTGACCCGCTTTATGCTAAACACTTAGGGGTAATTACAGACGACCTTTTGCTTTCTCAACCCGATGGAGGTGAACAGGCACTGGAAATAACGGAAACCCTGGTCCGCAGTTCTGCCGTTGACTTAATTATTATTGATTCGGTAGCTGCCCTGGTTCCCAAACAGGAAATTGAAGGTCAAATGGGAGATAGCCATGTAGGTTTACAAGCACGATTGATGAGCCAGGCATTGCGTAAATTAACTGCCATCGTTTCCAAAAGCAATACGGCAGTTATTTTTATCAATCAAACCAGAATGAAAATCGGTGCGGGACCCTATATGAATCCGGAAACAACAACCGGAGGAGTTGCTTTAAAATTCTATTCTTCCGTGCGCCTGGAAGTTCGCCATGGAGCTAATATTAAAGATGTGGGCTCCGATTCACAGGTTATCGGAGCACGCACTAAAGTGAAGATTGTGAAAAACAAATTCGCTCCTCCTTTTAAAACTGTGGAATTCCCCATTATTTTTGGTCAGGGTATCTCCAAACTGGATATTATTATTGATATGGCTGTTCAGCGCGATATAATTAAGAAAAGCGGTTCCTGGTTTTCTTACAACGACCTTAAACTGGCTCAGGGAGTTGATAAAACCAAGCTTTATTTAACTGAAAATCCCAAACTGCTGGAAGAGATTGAAACCAACTTGAGGGAAAAATTGAACCCTGAGGACTTTAACCTTACTTCTGATGATAATGAATCTGAAGATCTTGAAGAAAGCTGAAAACGCTAAAAATTCTGTAGTAATTATAGACAGTAAAGTGAGGGGGATTCTTGCCGATAGAATCCTCCTTCCTTTTTTCCCGATTCCTTTTACCGGTGAAATTAGCGAGGAACAAGGCAAAGAACTGCTTTCCCTTGTGGAAAATAACGCCCGCCGGCAACTGCTGAAATATATTGCGGATAGAGAACATAACTCCCTGGAATGCAAACAATTCCTTGCCCGGAAACAATATCCGCCCGAAATGATTGAAGCCCTGCTTAAAG from Candidatus Cloacimonas sp. includes:
- the rsmD gene encoding 16S rRNA (guanine(966)-N(2))-methyltransferase RsmD, which translates into the protein MRIITGIYKGRNLFLVPGMSTRPTTSFNREVIFSVLQDYEGCRVLDLFAGTGSLGLEALSQGAKWVDFVEFAPAAINTILKNIALLGCSESCHLWRKKVDAYLKTCDTKYDIIFLDPPYEKNLINPALKCIYEKSLLNEEGIIIAEHSPREIIAEDFLPYITKEKNNKRTHFTWLRAMQEEG
- a CDS encoding adenosine-specific kinase → MEIITEALKFPSDCNIILGQSHFIKTVEDLYEALVTSVPGIKFGLAFCESSGPCLVRKEGTDNELIEIAVENMFRLGAGHSFLIIMRNAFPINIMQALKDCREVVNIFCATANPVEVILAQTEQGSGILGVIDGFSPKGIELDTDITHRKKFLLDIGYKR
- the thpR gene encoding RNA 2',3'-cyclic phosphodiesterase, which gives rise to MIRTFIALELPKPLKSELGSVINKYAKATPPFVNWVKPENLHLTLLFIGDVQPQEIRVIEEVLEKEWEGLSPFSFCAEGLEFFPAINPHLLWLKLSSESDGIFKLNRRLLKELSTRGIEADKKPMKLHITLARLKASLSPALEREIMSSKITSEPLDFDCLCLFKSQLYPEGPQYTILNKYNLNEQPED
- the recA gene encoding recombinase RecA, which codes for MLDKNKDAALKTAISQLEKKYGVGTLMRLGDKPQQVVDVISTGALNLDIALGIGGIPKGRITEIYGAEASGKTTLALHIAAECQKQGGTVAFIDVEHALDPLYAKHLGVITDDLLLSQPDGGEQALEITETLVRSSAVDLIIIDSVAALVPKQEIEGQMGDSHVGLQARLMSQALRKLTAIVSKSNTAVIFINQTRMKIGAGPYMNPETTTGGVALKFYSSVRLEVRHGANIKDVGSDSQVIGARTKVKIVKNKFAPPFKTVEFPIIFGQGISKLDIIIDMAVQRDIIKKSGSWFSYNDLKLAQGVDKTKLYLTENPKLLEEIETNLREKLNPEDFNLTSDDNESEDLEES